The proteins below come from a single Streptomyces spongiicola genomic window:
- the dnaG gene encoding DNA primase: MAGRINDDDVKAVRDAVPIDSVVSEYLQLRNAGGGNLKGLCPFHDEKSPSFQVSPGKGLFHCFGCQEGGDTIAFVMKIDHLSFSEAVERLAAQAGITLRYEEGGYNPAHQRGERIRLVEAHRIAARYYAEQLDGAEAETGRKFLAERGFDQAAAQHFGVGYSPAGWDHLTRFLRGKGFSDKELLLSGLSQEGRRGPIDRFRGRLMWPIRDIAGDVVGFGARRLRDDDNGPKYLNTPETAIYRKSQVLYGIDLAKKEIAKSSRAVVVEGYTDVMACHLAGVTTAIATCGTAFGGDHIKILRRLLMDNGSAKVIFTFDGDAAGQKAALRAFEDDQKFAAETFIAVAPDGMDPCDLRLAKGDEAVRELAEPRNQLFEFAIRQIVKAYDLETPVGRAAALDEAAPIVARIKNSASQHEVAVQLAGLLGILDTQFVVRRVAQLARWARERGTGGGRGPAPAPHSPRYGTAPPAPRPDGPALNLRSPAHRTERELLKLALQHPELVSPAFDAYGADEFTAPPYAAVRQAIADAGGAEPGVPDPPAYLARVREAAPDDSVRAMVTELAVESVHSRTVDESYAGVQLVQVRLRAVDRRISEVQGTLARVGAQADPQRIAAVQNELWVLQQYARSLRNRGADAL; this comes from the coding sequence GTGGCGGGACGGATCAACGACGACGACGTGAAGGCGGTGCGGGACGCGGTCCCCATCGACTCCGTCGTGTCCGAGTACCTCCAGCTGCGCAACGCGGGCGGTGGCAACCTCAAGGGCCTGTGCCCCTTCCACGACGAGAAGTCCCCCTCCTTCCAGGTCAGTCCGGGCAAGGGCCTCTTCCACTGCTTCGGCTGCCAGGAGGGCGGGGACACCATCGCCTTCGTGATGAAGATCGACCATCTGTCGTTCTCCGAGGCGGTCGAGCGCCTCGCGGCCCAGGCCGGCATCACCCTGCGCTACGAGGAGGGCGGGTACAACCCGGCCCACCAGCGCGGCGAGCGCATCCGCCTGGTGGAGGCCCACCGCATCGCGGCCCGGTACTACGCCGAGCAGCTCGACGGGGCGGAGGCCGAGACCGGCCGGAAGTTCCTCGCGGAGCGCGGCTTCGACCAGGCGGCCGCGCAGCACTTCGGCGTGGGCTACAGCCCGGCCGGCTGGGACCACCTCACCCGCTTCCTGCGCGGCAAGGGCTTCTCCGACAAGGAGCTGCTGCTCTCCGGCCTCTCCCAGGAGGGCCGCCGCGGCCCCATCGACCGCTTCCGCGGCCGGCTGATGTGGCCGATCCGGGACATCGCCGGCGATGTGGTCGGCTTCGGCGCGCGCAGACTCCGCGACGACGACAACGGCCCGAAGTACCTGAACACCCCGGAGACCGCGATCTACCGCAAGTCCCAGGTGCTCTACGGCATCGACCTGGCGAAGAAGGAGATCGCCAAGTCCAGCCGCGCCGTGGTCGTGGAGGGGTACACGGACGTGATGGCCTGCCATCTCGCGGGTGTCACGACGGCGATCGCGACCTGCGGCACCGCCTTCGGCGGCGACCACATCAAGATCCTCCGCCGGCTGCTGATGGACAACGGCAGCGCCAAGGTGATCTTCACCTTCGACGGCGACGCGGCCGGTCAGAAGGCCGCGCTCCGGGCCTTCGAGGACGACCAGAAGTTCGCCGCGGAGACCTTCATCGCCGTCGCCCCGGACGGCATGGACCCGTGCGACCTGCGGCTCGCCAAGGGCGACGAGGCAGTGCGGGAGCTGGCCGAGCCGCGCAACCAGCTGTTCGAGTTCGCGATCCGGCAGATCGTGAAGGCGTACGACCTGGAGACCCCGGTCGGCAGGGCCGCCGCCCTCGACGAAGCGGCGCCCATCGTCGCGCGGATCAAGAACAGCGCCTCCCAGCACGAGGTCGCCGTCCAGCTGGCCGGCCTGCTGGGCATCCTCGACACGCAGTTCGTGGTGCGCCGCGTCGCACAACTCGCCCGGTGGGCCCGGGAGCGGGGGACCGGCGGCGGCCGGGGGCCCGCCCCCGCACCCCACTCCCCGCGGTACGGCACCGCACCCCCCGCCCCGCGCCCGGACGGGCCGGCGCTCAATCTGCGCAGTCCCGCCCACCGCACCGAGCGCGAACTGCTGAAGCTCGCCCTCCAGCATCCGGAGCTGGTGTCGCCCGCCTTCGACGCCTACGGCGCGGACGAGTTCACGGCCCCGCCGTACGCGGCCGTGCGCCAGGCGATCGCCGACGCGGGCGGCGCGGAGCCCGGCGTCCCCGACCCGCCCGCCTATCTGGCCCGCGTCCGGGAGGCCGCGCCCGACGACTCCGTCCGCGCGATGGTCACCGAACTCGCGGTGGAATCAGTCCACTCCAGGACCGTCGACGAGAGCTACGCGGGCGTCCAGCTCGTCCAGGTCCGGTTGCGCGCCGTCGACCGCCGTATCAGCGAGGTCCAGGGCACCCTGGCCCGTGTCGGTGCCCAGGCCGACCCCCAGCGGATCGCCGCCGTGCAGAACGAGCTCTGGGTGCTCCAGCAGTACGCCCGGTCGCTCCGCAACCGCGGCGCCGACGCGCTCTGA
- a CDS encoding sirohydrochlorin chelatase — translation MTSPSPSPAAAGGPSTAPAATAQCGADPVPVPVSATAIAPAPVPVPVVAPAPVSAPVPVPVADPVLVAVAHGSRDPRALRTVSRLLDRVRELRPGADVRLGHIELDTPLLPHTLAGLRGREAVLVPLLLGRGFHVGHDIPAAVAAAGVRARLAPPLGPHPLLVEALHDRLVEAGWPDPRAGARGAGVVLAAAGSRDPASAADARRTAALLTERLGGVPVVPAYASACSPTVPEALRALAARGRHRVALASYFTAPGRFATASRSAAPWVAAAPLGDHPALARLVLHRYDAARDAPYATSAPYATSGPYATSAPYATSGPYATVAPTAAPCPPATA, via the coding sequence ATGACCTCTCCCAGCCCGTCGCCCGCCGCAGCGGGCGGCCCCTCCACGGCCCCGGCGGCCACCGCGCAGTGCGGCGCCGACCCCGTACCCGTACCCGTATCCGCAACCGCTATCGCCCCTGCCCCCGTCCCCGTCCCCGTCGTCGCGCCTGCCCCCGTATCCGCCCCTGTCCCCGTCCCCGTCGCCGACCCCGTACTCGTCGCCGTCGCCCACGGCAGCCGGGACCCCCGCGCCCTGCGGACCGTCAGCCGCCTGCTGGACCGGGTACGGGAGCTGCGCCCCGGTGCCGACGTGCGGCTCGGGCACATCGAACTCGACACCCCGCTGCTGCCCCACACCCTCGCCGGGCTGCGGGGTCGCGAGGCCGTACTCGTGCCGCTGCTGCTGGGGCGCGGCTTCCACGTCGGGCACGACATCCCCGCCGCCGTGGCCGCCGCGGGGGTGCGCGCCCGGCTCGCGCCGCCGCTCGGACCGCACCCCCTGCTCGTCGAGGCCCTCCACGACCGGCTCGTGGAGGCCGGCTGGCCGGACCCGCGGGCCGGTGCCCGCGGCGCCGGGGTGGTCCTCGCCGCCGCCGGCTCGCGCGACCCGGCCTCGGCCGCGGACGCCCGGCGCACCGCCGCCCTGCTCACCGAGCGCCTCGGCGGCGTGCCCGTCGTCCCCGCCTACGCCTCCGCCTGCTCGCCCACCGTCCCCGAGGCGCTGCGGGCGCTGGCGGCGCGCGGCCGGCACCGGGTCGCGCTCGCCTCGTACTTCACCGCGCCCGGCCGGTTCGCCACGGCGTCCCGCAGCGCGGCGCCGTGGGTCGCGGCCGCCCCGCTCGGCGACCATCCCGCGCTCGCCCGGCTCGTCCTCCACCGCTACGACGCGGCACGGGACGCTCCGTACGCGACGTCCGCTCCGTACGCGACGTCCGGCCCGTACGCGACGTCCGCCCCGTACGCGACGTCCGGCCCGTACGCGACGGTCGCCCCGACAGCCGCCCCATGCCCGCCGGCCACCGCCTGA
- a CDS encoding SanA/YdcF family protein produces the protein MLATVCALAPATWLHAVAGDRTGTVTGAPDREVAVVFGAGLREGRPTPYLAHRLDAAAELYRAGKVRVVLVTGDNSRVDYDEPDAMRTYLVRRGVPDGRIVSDHAGFDTWDSCVRAKRIFGVDRAVLVTQGFHIKRALALCDAAGIESYGVGVAEPHDRIWYYGGVRELFAAGKAALDVALRPDPRFLGPREAGVTEALAASAAAP, from the coding sequence ATGCTGGCGACGGTGTGCGCGCTCGCCCCGGCGACCTGGCTGCACGCCGTGGCCGGCGACCGCACCGGCACCGTCACCGGCGCCCCTGATCGCGAAGTCGCCGTGGTGTTCGGTGCCGGGCTGCGCGAGGGCCGGCCGACCCCGTATCTGGCCCACCGGCTCGACGCCGCGGCGGAGCTGTACCGAGCCGGAAAGGTCAGGGTCGTCCTCGTCACCGGGGACAACAGCCGGGTGGACTACGACGAGCCGGACGCGATGCGTACATACCTCGTCCGGCGCGGTGTGCCGGACGGCCGGATCGTCAGCGACCACGCGGGCTTCGACACCTGGGACTCCTGTGTCCGCGCCAAGAGGATCTTCGGCGTCGACCGGGCCGTGCTGGTGACCCAGGGCTTCCACATCAAGCGCGCGCTCGCGCTGTGCGACGCCGCCGGGATCGAGTCCTACGGCGTCGGCGTCGCCGAGCCCCACGACCGGATCTGGTACTACGGCGGCGTGCGCGAGCTGTTCGCGGCCGGCAAGGCGGCGCTGGACGTCGCGCTCCGGCCGGACCCGCGCTTTCTGGGGCCCCGCGAGGCGGGCGTCACCGAGGCCCTGGCCGCGTCGGCCGCCGCGCCCTGA
- a CDS encoding ABC transporter ATP-binding protein has product MAGPGGRMMMGQSGERSMDFKGSGRRLLRQLLPEKGALWVMVTAGVGSVALSVAGPWILGKATDLVFAGVVGREPPAGLSRDEAVEALRERGDGGLADMLSAVDFTPGRGIDFTAVGGVLLAALAAFAVAGLLMLVSTRASTRVINRTVYRMREDVQAKLARLPLAYFDQARRGEVLSRATNDIDNISQTMQQSMGQLINSLLTIVGVLAMMFWISPLLALVALVTVPLSVAVAAWVGKLSQPQFVRQWQSTGRLNAHIEEMYSGHTLVKVFGRQGQSAREFAEQNEALYEAGFRAQFGSGVMQPLMYFVSNLNYVLVAVVGGLRVASGTLSIGDVQAFIQYSRQFSMPLTQVASMANLVQSGVASAERIFDLLDAGEQAPDPVRGARPGQARGAVALEKVSFRYDPLKPLIEDLSLAVEPGQKVAIVGPTGAGKTTLVNLLMRFYEVTGGRITLDGVDAAAMSRDDLRAGIGMVLQDTWLFGGTIAENIAYGASREVTREEIEEAARAAHADRFVRTLPDGYDTVVDDEGSGVSAGEKQLITIARAFLSDPAILVLDEATSSVDTRTEVLIQKAMARLAHGRTSFVIAHRLSTVRDADVILVMENGSIVEQGTHEELLPAGGAYARLYAAQFAQAVAEVD; this is encoded by the coding sequence ATGGCCGGTCCCGGCGGACGCATGATGATGGGCCAGTCCGGCGAGCGGAGCATGGACTTCAAGGGCTCGGGACGGCGGCTGCTGCGGCAGCTGCTGCCGGAGAAGGGGGCCCTGTGGGTGATGGTCACGGCCGGCGTGGGGAGCGTGGCGCTGTCGGTGGCCGGCCCGTGGATCCTCGGCAAGGCCACCGACCTGGTCTTCGCGGGCGTGGTGGGACGGGAGCCGCCGGCCGGGCTGTCCCGGGACGAGGCAGTCGAGGCGCTGCGCGAGCGCGGTGACGGAGGCCTGGCGGACATGCTGTCCGCGGTGGACTTCACGCCCGGCCGCGGAATCGACTTCACCGCCGTCGGCGGGGTGCTGCTCGCCGCACTCGCGGCGTTCGCGGTCGCGGGGCTGCTGATGCTGGTGTCGACACGGGCGTCGACCCGGGTCATCAACCGGACCGTGTACCGGATGCGCGAGGACGTGCAGGCGAAGCTCGCGCGGCTGCCGCTGGCGTACTTCGACCAGGCCAGACGCGGTGAGGTGCTGAGCCGGGCGACGAACGACATCGACAACATCTCGCAGACGATGCAGCAGTCGATGGGCCAGCTCATCAACTCCCTGCTGACGATCGTCGGTGTGCTGGCGATGATGTTCTGGATCTCGCCGCTGCTGGCCCTGGTCGCGCTGGTGACCGTGCCGCTCTCGGTGGCGGTGGCCGCGTGGGTCGGCAAGCTCTCCCAGCCGCAGTTCGTCCGGCAGTGGCAGTCGACGGGCCGGCTCAACGCGCACATCGAGGAGATGTACTCCGGCCACACCCTGGTGAAGGTCTTCGGGCGCCAGGGGCAGTCGGCACGGGAGTTCGCCGAGCAGAACGAGGCGCTGTACGAGGCGGGGTTCCGGGCCCAGTTCGGCAGCGGGGTCATGCAGCCGCTGATGTACTTCGTCTCCAACCTCAACTATGTGCTGGTGGCGGTCGTCGGCGGGCTGCGGGTCGCGTCCGGCACACTGTCGATCGGCGACGTGCAGGCGTTCATCCAGTACTCGCGGCAGTTCTCGATGCCGCTGACGCAGGTGGCGTCGATGGCGAACCTGGTGCAGTCCGGGGTGGCGTCCGCCGAGCGGATCTTCGATCTGCTGGACGCCGGGGAGCAGGCCCCCGACCCGGTCCGCGGGGCCCGTCCCGGGCAGGCGCGGGGCGCGGTCGCGCTGGAGAAGGTGTCCTTCCGCTACGACCCGCTGAAGCCGCTCATCGAGGATCTGTCGCTTGCGGTCGAGCCGGGCCAGAAGGTCGCGATCGTCGGCCCGACGGGGGCCGGCAAGACCACGCTGGTCAATCTGCTGATGCGGTTCTACGAGGTGACCGGCGGCCGGATCACCCTGGACGGGGTGGACGCGGCCGCGATGTCCCGGGACGACCTGCGCGCCGGGATCGGGATGGTGCTCCAGGACACCTGGCTGTTCGGCGGCACGATCGCGGAGAACATCGCCTACGGCGCCTCCCGCGAGGTCACCCGGGAGGAGATCGAGGAGGCGGCGCGGGCGGCCCACGCCGACCGCTTCGTGCGGACCCTCCCCGACGGCTACGACACGGTCGTCGACGACGAGGGGTCCGGTGTCAGCGCCGGCGAGAAGCAGCTGATCACGATTGCCCGGGCGTTCCTCTCCGACCCGGCGATCCTGGTGCTGGACGAGGCCACCAGCTCGGTCGACACCCGCACCGAGGTGCTGATCCAGAAGGCGATGGCCCGGCTCGCCCACGGGCGCACGTCGTTCGTCATCGCGCACCGGCTCTCCACCGTGAGGGACGCGGACGTGATCCTGGTGATGGAGAACGGTTCCATCGTCGAACAGGGCACGCACGAGGAGCTGCTGCCGGCGGGGGGCGCGTACGCGCGGCTGTACGCGGCGCAGTTCGCCCAGGCGGTCGCCGAGGTCGACTGA
- a CDS encoding NAD(P)/FAD-dependent oxidoreductase: MVDAHRTFVIVGGGLAGAKAAETLRAEGFTGRVIIIGDERDHPYERPPLSKGYLTGKEERDSVFVHEPAWYARHDVELHLGQSVIAVDREDRSVLLGDGTAVHYDKLLLATGAEPRRLEVPGTDLAGVHHLRRLAHADRLRQVLAALGRDNGHLVIAGAGWIGLEVAAAARGYGAEVTVVEPEPTPLHQVVGPELGQLFADLHRERGVRFHFGSRLSEIVGQDGMVLAARTEDGDEHPAHSVLAAIGAAPRTGLAETAGLALVDRAHGGGVAVDASLRTSDPDIYAAGDVAAVHHPLLGIRLRVEHWANALHGGPAAARAMLGRDVSFDRVPYFFSDQYDLGMEYSGWAPPGSYDQVVLRGDAGKREFIAFWLKDRKVLAGMNVNVWDVTQDIQQLVRSRGAVDPDALADPGTALSAVAPAP, from the coding sequence GTGGTCGACGCACATCGGACTTTCGTCATCGTGGGTGGGGGACTCGCCGGGGCCAAGGCGGCGGAGACCCTCCGTGCCGAGGGCTTCACCGGCCGGGTGATCATCATCGGTGACGAACGCGACCACCCTTACGAGCGGCCACCTCTGTCCAAGGGGTATCTGACCGGCAAGGAGGAAAGGGACTCCGTCTTCGTCCACGAGCCCGCCTGGTATGCCCGGCACGACGTCGAGCTGCACCTCGGCCAGTCCGTCATCGCCGTCGACCGGGAGGACCGCTCCGTACTGCTCGGCGACGGCACCGCCGTCCACTACGACAAGCTGCTGCTCGCCACCGGTGCCGAGCCGCGCCGCCTCGAGGTGCCGGGGACGGACCTGGCCGGCGTCCACCATCTGCGCCGGCTCGCCCACGCCGACCGGCTGCGCCAGGTCCTGGCCGCCCTCGGCCGCGACAACGGCCATCTGGTGATCGCCGGGGCGGGCTGGATCGGGCTGGAGGTCGCGGCCGCCGCCCGCGGCTACGGGGCCGAGGTCACCGTCGTCGAGCCCGAGCCCACTCCGCTGCACCAGGTCGTCGGCCCCGAGCTGGGGCAGCTCTTCGCCGACCTGCACCGGGAGCGGGGTGTCCGCTTCCACTTCGGCAGCCGGCTCTCCGAGATCGTCGGACAGGACGGCATGGTCCTCGCCGCCCGTACCGAGGACGGCGACGAGCACCCCGCCCACAGCGTCCTCGCCGCGATCGGCGCCGCGCCCCGCACCGGTCTCGCCGAGACCGCCGGACTGGCGCTCGTCGACCGCGCGCACGGCGGCGGCGTCGCCGTGGACGCCTCCCTGCGCACCTCCGACCCGGACATCTACGCCGCCGGCGACGTCGCGGCCGTCCACCATCCCCTGCTCGGCATCCGGCTGCGCGTGGAGCACTGGGCCAACGCCCTGCACGGCGGTCCCGCCGCCGCCCGCGCCATGCTCGGCCGCGACGTCTCCTTCGACCGCGTCCCGTACTTCTTCTCCGACCAGTACGACCTCGGCATGGAGTACTCCGGCTGGGCCCCGCCGGGCAGCTACGACCAGGTCGTGCTGCGCGGCGACGCGGGCAAGCGCGAGTTCATCGCCTTCTGGCTCAAGGACCGCAAGGTCCTCGCCGGGATGAACGTGAACGTGTGGGACGTCACACAGGACATCCAGCAGCTGGTCCGCTCCCGCGGCGCCGTCGACCCGGACGCCCTCGCCGACCCGGGCACTGCGCTCAGCGCTGTCGCACCCGCCCCTTAG
- a CDS encoding ABC transporter ATP-binding protein: MLIRLLRTFLRPHRQAITLLVTLQLLQTGATLYLPTLNADIIDNGVVRGDTGYILTFGALMTGISVVQVVCSTGAVYYGARTAAALGRDVRAAVFDRVQSFSAREVGRFGAPSLITRTTNDVQQVQTLVLMAFTLMVSAPIMCVGGIVLALSLDVPLSAVLLAVVPVLGVSVSLIVRRMRPLFRTVQERLDTVNRVLREQITGNRVIRAFVKDTYEAGRFRLANTELTDVSMATGRLMALMFPIVMTVVNVSSVAVVWFGAHRIESGAMQIGALTAFLAYLMQIVMAVMMATFMFMMVPRAEVCAERIAEVLATESSVVPPPAPVRETARRGHLEVRGAGFRYPGAEQPVLYGVDLVARPGETTAIIGSTGSGKSTLLGLVPRLFDVTGGEVLVGGVDVRELDPALMARAVGLVPQKPYLFSGTVATNLRYGNPGASDAELWRALEVAQAADFVRELDGGLDAPVAQGGTNVSGGQRQRLAIARTLVQRPEIYLFDDSFSALDYATDAALRGALALETAESTVVIVAQRVSTIRDADRIVVLDEGRVVGTGRHHELMDGNETYREIVLSQLTEAEAA; this comes from the coding sequence GTGCTCATACGACTCCTCCGGACGTTCCTGCGTCCCCACCGGCAAGCGATCACCCTGCTGGTGACGCTTCAGCTGCTCCAGACCGGCGCCACCCTCTATCTGCCCACACTCAACGCGGACATCATCGACAACGGCGTCGTACGTGGGGATACCGGATACATCCTGACATTCGGCGCACTGATGACCGGCATCAGCGTCGTCCAGGTCGTCTGCAGCACCGGGGCCGTGTACTACGGCGCGCGGACCGCCGCCGCGCTCGGACGGGACGTGCGGGCCGCGGTGTTCGACCGGGTCCAGTCGTTCTCGGCCCGCGAGGTGGGGCGCTTCGGCGCGCCGTCGCTCATCACCCGGACGACCAACGACGTCCAGCAGGTCCAGACGCTGGTACTGATGGCGTTCACGCTGATGGTCTCGGCGCCGATCATGTGCGTCGGCGGCATCGTGCTGGCCCTGTCCCTCGACGTTCCGCTGTCGGCGGTGCTGCTCGCGGTCGTACCGGTGCTGGGCGTCTCGGTGTCGCTGATCGTCAGGAGGATGCGGCCGCTGTTCCGGACCGTGCAGGAGCGGCTCGACACGGTCAACCGGGTACTGCGGGAGCAGATCACCGGAAACCGCGTGATCAGGGCCTTTGTGAAGGACACCTACGAGGCCGGGCGGTTCCGCCTGGCGAACACCGAACTGACGGACGTGTCGATGGCGACGGGCCGCCTGATGGCGCTGATGTTCCCCATCGTGATGACCGTCGTGAACGTGTCGAGCGTCGCCGTCGTCTGGTTCGGCGCCCACCGCATCGAGAGCGGTGCGATGCAGATCGGCGCCCTCACCGCCTTCCTCGCCTATCTGATGCAGATCGTCATGGCCGTGATGATGGCCACCTTCATGTTCATGATGGTGCCGCGCGCCGAGGTCTGCGCCGAGCGCATCGCGGAGGTCCTGGCGACCGAGTCGAGCGTGGTGCCGCCGCCCGCCCCGGTCCGCGAGACGGCGCGGCGCGGCCATCTGGAGGTCCGCGGCGCCGGCTTCCGCTACCCGGGCGCGGAGCAGCCCGTGCTGTACGGGGTGGACCTGGTGGCCCGGCCCGGGGAGACGACCGCGATCATCGGCTCGACGGGCAGCGGCAAGTCGACCCTGCTGGGGCTGGTTCCGAGGCTGTTCGACGTCACCGGCGGCGAGGTCCTCGTGGGCGGCGTCGACGTACGGGAGCTGGATCCGGCGCTGATGGCGCGGGCCGTGGGGCTGGTGCCGCAGAAGCCGTACCTCTTCTCGGGGACGGTGGCGACGAACCTGCGCTACGGGAATCCCGGCGCGAGTGACGCGGAGCTGTGGCGGGCACTGGAGGTCGCGCAGGCCGCGGACTTCGTGCGCGAGCTGGACGGCGGGCTCGACGCGCCCGTCGCCCAGGGCGGCACGAACGTGTCGGGCGGCCAGCGGCAGCGGCTCGCGATCGCGCGCACGCTGGTGCAGCGGCCGGAGATCTACCTGTTCGACGACTCCTTCTCCGCGCTGGACTACGCGACCGACGCGGCACTGCGCGGCGCTCTGGCGCTGGAGACCGCCGAGTCGACGGTCGTGATCGTCGCCCAGCGGGTGTCGACCATCCGCGACGCCGACCGGATCGTGGTCCTCGACGAGGGCCGGGTCGTCGGCACGGGCCGCCATCACGAACTGATGGACGGCAACGAGACCTACCGGGAGATCGTCCTCTCCCAGCTGACAGAGGCGGAGGCTGCCTGA
- a CDS encoding deoxyguanosinetriphosphate triphosphohydrolase: MEGTTSTPTGLGESCGYDDAATARWAPEPDKRPGRTAFQRDRARVLHSAALRRLAGKTQVVTPGSRSAAWDPSPRTRLTHSLECAQVGRELGAALGCDPDLVEAACLAHDLGHPPFGHNGEQALNEVAGDCGGFEGNAQSLRLLTRIEPKAFVRSGAVPSAAGAAGGELVSVGLNLTRAALDAATKYPWSRGGHPADPGSPKFGVYEDDLPVFAWVREGAPAYRKCFEAQVMDWADDVAYSVHDFEDGLHAGHVDPNMLLSETERGAIWAVAVGRYVPGDTDPQALADALDRLVDQEWWPHGYDGSAVAQARLKNATSQLIGRFCLAAEGATRQAYGTGGLTRYAAELVVPERTRLECAVLKAVADRYVMQRAEQEALRADQRVVVAELAEALAARAPEGLDPQFRAMFDGAPDDRARKRVIVDQIASLTDAAARALHARLRPPAR, translated from the coding sequence ATGGAAGGCACCACGAGCACGCCCACCGGCCTCGGCGAGAGCTGCGGCTACGACGACGCGGCCACCGCGCGCTGGGCGCCCGAGCCCGACAAGCGCCCCGGCCGCACGGCCTTCCAGCGCGACCGCGCCCGGGTGCTGCACTCCGCCGCGCTGCGCCGGCTCGCGGGCAAGACGCAGGTGGTCACGCCCGGTTCGCGGAGCGCGGCCTGGGACCCGAGCCCGCGTACCCGCCTGACCCACTCCCTGGAGTGCGCCCAGGTCGGCAGGGAACTGGGCGCGGCCCTCGGCTGCGACCCCGACCTCGTGGAGGCCGCCTGCCTCGCCCACGACCTGGGCCATCCGCCCTTCGGGCACAACGGCGAGCAGGCCCTCAACGAGGTCGCCGGGGACTGCGGCGGCTTCGAGGGCAACGCCCAGTCGCTGCGGCTGCTCACCCGGATCGAGCCCAAGGCCTTCGTCCGCTCCGGAGCGGTCCCCTCCGCCGCCGGCGCGGCGGGCGGCGAACTGGTCAGCGTCGGGCTGAACCTCACCCGCGCGGCACTCGACGCGGCCACCAAGTACCCCTGGAGCCGAGGCGGCCATCCCGCCGACCCCGGCTCGCCCAAGTTCGGTGTGTACGAGGACGACCTGCCGGTCTTCGCCTGGGTACGGGAGGGCGCCCCGGCGTACCGCAAGTGCTTCGAGGCCCAGGTCATGGACTGGGCCGACGACGTGGCGTACTCCGTGCACGACTTCGAGGACGGTCTGCACGCGGGCCACGTCGACCCGAACATGCTGCTGTCCGAGACCGAGCGCGGCGCGATCTGGGCGGTCGCCGTCGGCCGCTATGTGCCCGGGGACACGGATCCGCAGGCCCTCGCCGACGCCCTCGACCGCCTCGTCGACCAGGAATGGTGGCCGCACGGCTACGACGGCTCGGCCGTGGCCCAGGCCCGGCTCAAGAATGCCACCAGCCAGCTCATCGGCCGTTTCTGCCTGGCGGCCGAGGGTGCCACCCGGCAGGCTTACGGCACCGGCGGGCTCACCCGTTACGCCGCCGAACTGGTCGTCCCGGAGCGGACCCGTCTGGAGTGCGCGGTGCTCAAGGCGGTCGCGGACCGCTATGTGATGCAGCGCGCAGAGCAGGAGGCGTTGCGTGCGGACCAGCGCGTCGTCGTCGCCGAACTGGCCGAGGCCCTGGCCGCCCGGGCGCCCGAGGGGCTGGACCCGCAGTTCCGGGCGATGTTCGACGGCGCCCCGGACGACCGGGCCCGCAAGCGGGTGATCGTCGACCAGATCGCCTCCCTCACCGACGCCGCCGCCCGCGCCCTGCACGCCAGGCTGCGCCCGCCCGCCCGGTGA